A DNA window from Rhinolophus sinicus isolate RSC01 linkage group LG10, ASM3656204v1, whole genome shotgun sequence contains the following coding sequences:
- the MST1R gene encoding macrophage-stimulating protein receptor isoform X5, whose product MELLLPPSQPSLLLLLLLLLLRPAVPAAGGSWQCPRTPYAASRDFDVEYVVPSFSVGGPVQALATYEDRVDGSAVFVATRNRLHVLGPGLKPVESLATGPAGDPGCQTCAACGPDPHGPPGDTDAKVLVLEPAWPALISCGSSLHGRCFLHELEPDETTLRLAPPVCLFSAHHNRPEHCPDCVASPLGTLVSVVEQGHASYFYVASSLDAEVAASFSPRSVSIRRLKADTSGFAPDFAALSVLPAHLASYRIEYVYSFHAGAFVYFLTVQPASVTAPPGALHTRLARLSAVDTDLGHYRELVLDCRFAPKRRRRGASEGGQPYPVLQAAHTAPVGSRLAAELSIAEGQEVLFGVFTASRDSSPGVGPNSVVCAFPIDLLDTLIEQGVERCCEPPIHHGLRRGLDFFQSPSLCPNLPGLVTPNPNTSCRHFPLLVSSSLSRVDLFNGLLGPVQVTALYVTRLDNITVAHMGMMDGRILQVELARSLNYLLYVSNFSLGSNGQPVRRDVSRLGDHLLFASGDQVFKVPIRGPGCRHFLTCGRCLRAQRFMGCGWCGGMCGRQKECPGSWQQDHCPPEITEFYPHSGPLRGSTRLTLCGSNFYLYPTGLVPEKTHQVTVGQSPCRLLPKDSSNFSPVFQKDFVEEFECELEPLGTQASGPANISLTVTNMPPGKHFRVYGTSTRQGFSFMEPVLKDIQPLFGPRAGGTRLTLKGQGLSVGTSRAVLVNGTECLLERVSEGQLLCTTPPSAATASVPIRLQVGGAQVPGSWTFDYREDPIVLGISPNCGYTGSHVTIHGQHLTSVWHLELSFHDGRRLAANRQCEGKLPEKRWCRLPEYVVRGPQGWETGNLSARGDGAAGFTLPSFRFLPPPRPPSTDLAPLKPEEHVIKFEYIGLGAVADCVDVNVTVGNKSCDHELRGDVVICPLPPSLQLGKNGAPLQVCVDGDCHILGRVVRSGSEGVSQRTLLGVLLALLLLVTILTTALVFSYWRRRQLVLSPRLDDPASLDQTTGAMTLPMFRSGSDYRNGLAAPAIDGLISTTRVHKASCSDSGNESCVPLLQTESIQLGVLDSTLLAEVKDVLIPHERVVTHSDRVIGKGHFGVVYHGEYTDEAQNQIHCAIKSLNRITEMQEVEAFLREGLIMRGLHHPNVLALIGIVLPPEGLPRVLLPYMRHGDLLQFIRSPQRNPTVKDLISFGLQVARGMEYLAEQKFVHRDLAARNCI is encoded by the exons ATGGAGCTACTCCTGCCGCCCTCGCAGCCGTCcctgttgttgctgctgttgctgttgctgctgcgCCCGGCCGTTCCTGCTGCGGGAGGATCCTGGCAGTGCCCGCGCACGCCCTACGCTGCCTCCCGCGACTTTGACGTGGAGTACGTGGTGCCGAGCTTCTCGGTCGGCGGGCCTGTACAGGCCCTGGCAACCTACGAGGACCGTGTGGACGGAAGTGCGGTGTTTGTGGCCACACGCAATCGCCTGCATGTGCTTGGGCCTGGCCTGAAGCCTGTTGAGAGCCTGGCCACGGGCCCTGCTGGGGACCCTGGCTGCCAGACGTGTGCAGCCTGTGGCCCGGACCCCCACGGCCCACCGGGGGACACAGATGCAAAGGTGCTGGTGTTGGAGCCGGCATGGCCTGCATTGATCAGCTGCGGCTCGAGCCTGCATGGCCGCTGCTTCCTGCATGAGCTAGAGCCGGACGAGACCACTCTGCGCCTGGCGCCACCAGTCTGCCTCTTCTCGGCCCACCACAACCGGCCTGAGCACTGTCCGGACTGTGTGGCCAGCCCTCTGGGCACCCTCGTGAGCGTGGTTGAGCAGGGCCATGCCTCCTACTTCTACGTGGCATCCTCACTGGATGCGGAGGTGGCAGCGAGCTTCAGCCCACGCTCAGTGTCCATCCGGCGCCTCAAGGCGGATACTTCAGGATTCGCACCAGACTTTGCAGCGCTGTCAGTGCTGCCTGCGCACCTCGCTTCCTACCGCATTGAATACGTGTACAGCTTCCACGCAGGAGCCTTCGTCTATTTCTTGACAGTGCAGCCAGCCAGTGTGACAGCCCCTCCAGGCGCCTTACACACGCGCCTGGCCCGGCTCAGCGCCGTTGACACCGACCTGGGCCACTACCGCGAGCTGGTCCTCGACTGCCGTTTTGCACCCAAACGCCGGCGACGCGGTGCCTCTGAGGGCGGGCAACCCTACCCGGTTCTGCAGGCAGCCCACACTGCTCCGGTGGGTAGCCGACTGGCCGCTGAGCTGAGCATCGCGGAGGGCCAGGAAGTACTATTTGGGGTCTTCACGGCTAGCAGAGACAGCAGCCCCGGTGTGGGTCCCAACTCTGTTGTCTGTGCCTTCCCCATCGACCTGCTGGACACTCTCATCGAGCAGGGTGTGGAGCGCTGTTGTGAGCCTCCGATCCACCATGGCCTTCGGCGAGGCCTCGACTTCTTCCAGTCGCCCAGTTTGTGCCCCAACCTG CCTGGGCTGGTGACCCCCAACCCCAACACCAGCTGCCGTCACTTCCCTCTGCTGGTCAGCAGCAGCCTGTCACGTGTGGACCTATTCAACGGGCTGTTAGGACCAGTGCAGGTCACTGCGCTGTACGTGACACGCCTCGACAATATCACAGTGGCCCACATGGGCATGATGGATGGGCGCATCCTACAG GTGGAGCTGGCCAGGTCTCTCAACTACTTGCTGTATGTGTCCAACTTCTCACTGGGCAGTAATGGGCAGCCCGTCAGACGGGATGTCAGCCGCCTTGGGGACCACCTGCTCTTTGCCTCTGGAGACCAG GTCTTCAAGGTACCTATCCGGGGCCCTGGTTGCCGCCACTTCCTCACCTGTGGGCGTTGTCTGCGAGCACAGCGTTTCATGGGTTGTGGCTGGTGTGGGGGCATGTGTGGCCGGCAGAAGGAGTGTCCTGGTTCCTGGCAACAGGACCATTGCCCACCCGAGATTACTGAG TTCTATCCCCACAGTGGACCCCTAAGAGGCAGCACGAGGCTGACCCTGTGTGGCTCCAACTTCTACCTGTACCCTACCGGTCTGGTGCCTGAAAAAACCCATCAGGTCACCGTGGGCCAAAGTCCCTGCCGACTGCTGCCCAAGGACAGCTCAAACTTCAG CCCAGTGTTCCAGAAGGACTTTGTAGAGGAGTTTGAGTGTGAGCTGGAACCCTTGGGCACACAGGCATCCGGGCCTGCTAACATCAGCCTCACTGTGACCAACATGCCACCAGGCAAGCACTTCAGGGTATATGGCACCTCCACGCGACAAGGCTTCTCTTTCATG GAACCAGTGCTAAAGGACATACAACCCCTCTTTGGCCCACGGGCAGGGGGCACCCGCCTCACTCTTAAAGGCCAAGGCCTGTCTGTAGGCACCAGCCGGGCTGTGCTGGTCAATGGGACTGAGTGCCTACTGGAACG CGTCAGTGAGGGGCAGCTTTTATGTACCACACCTCCCAGTGCTGCTACGGCCAGCGTTCCCATTCGCCTGCAGGTAGGGGGTGCCCAGGTGCCTGGCTCCTGGACCTTTGACTACCGGGAAGACCCCATTGTGCTGGGCATCAGCCCCAACTGTGGCTACAC TGGCTCCCACGTCACCATCCATGGCCAGCATCTCACTTCAGTGTGGCACCTCGAGCTGTCATTCCATGACGGGCGTAGGCTGGCAGCAAACAGG CAGTGTGAGGGGAAGCTCCCGGAGAAGCGTTGGTGCCGCCTGCCTGAGTACGTGGTCCGAGGCCCCCAGGGGTGGGAGACAGGGAACCTGAGTGCCCGGGGGGATGGGGCTGCTGGCTTCACACTGCCCAGCTTTcgcttcctgcccccaccccgtcCACCCAGCACCGACCTGGCCCCACTGAAGCCTGAGGAGCATGTCATTAAGTTTGAG TATATCGGGCTAGGAGCTGTGGCTGACTGTGTGGACGTGAACGTGACCGTGGGTAATAAGAGCTGTGACCACGAGCTTCGGGGTGATGTGGTcatctgccccctgcccccctccctgcAACTGGGCAAGAATGGTGCCCCACTGCAG GTCTGCGTGGATGGCGACTGTCACATCCTGGGCAGAGTGGTGCGTTCAGGCTCAGAGGGGGTCTCACAAAGGACACTCTTGGGTGTCTTGCTGGCCCTGCTCCTGCTTGTGACTATATTGACCACTGCACTGGTCTTCAGCTACTGGCGGAGGAGACAGCTAG TCCTTTCTCCAAGACTGGATGACCCAGCATCCTTGGACCAAACCACTGGAGCCATGACTCTTCCTATGTTCCGCTCAGGCTCAGACTACAGAAATGGCCTTG CAGCCCCTGCCATAGATGGTCTGATTTCCACCACTCGCGTCCACAAAGCCTCCTGTTCGGACAGCGGGAATGAGTCCTGTGTCCCACTGCTACAGACAGAGTCCATCCAGCTGGGGGTCCTGGACTCTACGCTCCTGGCCGAGGTCAAGGATGTACTGATTCCCCATGAGCGAGTGGTCACCCACAGTGACCGAGTCATTGGCAAAG GCCACTTTGGAGTTGTCTACCATGGAGAATACACAGACGAAGCCCAGAATCAAATCCACTGTGCCATTAAGTCGCTGAATC GCATCACGGAGATGCAGGAGGTGGAGGCCTTCCTGCGCGAGGGGCTGATCATGCGTGGTCTGCATCACCCAAACGTGCTGGCTCTCATCGGTATCGTGCTGCCACCTGAAGGGCTGCCCCGCGTGCTGCTGCCCTATATGCGCCACGGAGACCTGCTCCAGTTCATCCGCTCACCCCAGCGG AACCCCACGGTGAAGGACCTCATCAGCTTCGGCCTGCAGGTAGCCCGCGGCATGGAGTACCTGGCAGAGCAGAAGTTTGTGCACAGGGACCTGGCTGCTCGGAACTGCAT ATGA